From a single Gadus morhua chromosome 3, gadMor3.0, whole genome shotgun sequence genomic region:
- the spred2a gene encoding sprouty-related, EVH1 domain-containing protein 2 isoform X2 has translation MTEDTHPDDDSYLVRVKAVVMTRDDSSGGWLAQDGCLSRVGVCRVLSAELLGQRAFFIHGERLKDQQVILECFLKKELVYTKATPTFHHWRVDNRKCGLTFQSPADARAFDRGVRKAVEDLTEGSTTSSSTLQNEAELGDDDVFTNATDSSSSSSSLKRVPVQLFSEPRRHHRCLLGHLYDQRPSDHYLLDQSTAMFPRHVSFQIDEEEIVRINPRERAWLTGYEDYRHATSGGGDDKPAPPTEPGDAYVHFGKSPPSKHDYTAPPSPYPLTCDRRPLAPDPKAEPLTSRGQRDAVVSAQPQGAGGRHGQKEVAGEDGTGGLKRAPRCVYCRDVFLQEENGRGRCQEAPDPVRTGIRRVSFMWCADSLLYHCLSDPEGEPYAEEPCSCDWAGDERFCLRWSALAGLSLVAPCMCCYAPLRACYRCGVACHCCGGRHKAMSQ, from the exons ATGACCGAGGACACACACCCAGACGA CGACAGCTACCTGGTGCGCGTGAAGGCGGTGGTGATGACCCGGGACGACTCCAGCGGGGGCTGGCTGGCCCAGGACGGCTGCCTCAGCCGGGTGGGCGTGTGCAGGGTGCTGTCGGCAGAGCTCCTGGGACAGCGGGCCTTCTTTATCCACGGGGAGCGCCTCAAAGACCAGCAG GTAATCCTGGAGTGCTTCCTGAAGAAAGAGCTGGTCTACACCAAGGCCACGCCCACCTTCCACCACTGGAGGGTGGACAATAGGAAGTGCGGCCTGACCTTCCAGAGCCCGGCCGACGCCCGCGCCTTCGACCGCGGCGTGCGGAAGGCTGTCGAGGACCTGACagaag GctccacaacctcctcctccaccctgcagaACGAGGCCGAGCTCGGGGACGATGACGTCTTCACG AACGCCAcagacagctcctcctccagctcctccctgaAGAGGGTCCCCGTGCAGCTCTTCAGCGAGCcgcgccgccaccaccgctgCCTGCTAGGACACCTGTACGACCAGAGGCCCTCAGACCACTACCTCCTGGACCAG TCGACCGCCATGTTCCCGCGCCATGTCAGCTTCCAGATCGACGAGGAGGAGATTGTTCGCATCAACCCCCGCGAGCGGGCGTGGCTGACGGGCTACGAGGACTACCGCCACGCCACCTCCGGGGGCGGGGACGACAAGCCGGCCCCGCCCACGGAGCCCGGCGACGCCTACGTGCACTTCGGCAAGAGCCCTCCGTCCAAACACGACTACaccgcccccccgtccccctacCCGCTGACCTGTGACCGGCGGCCCCTGGCCCCGGACCCCAAGGCTGAACCCCTCACTTCCCGGGGGCAGCGGGACGCGGTGGTGAGCGCCCAGccccagggggcgggggggcggcacGGGCAGAAGGAGGTGGCGGGGGAGGACGGGACGGGCGGCTTGAAGCGCGCCCCACGCTGCGTCTACTGCCGCGACGTGTTCCTCCAGGAGGAGAACGGGCGGGGCCGCTGCCAAGAGGCCCCGGACCCCGTGCGGACGGGTATCCGACGGGTCAGCTTCATGTGGTGCGCCGACAGCCTGCTGTACCACTGCCTATCGGACCCCGAGGGCGAGCCCTACGCCGAGGAGCCCTGCTCCTGCGACTGGGCCGGAGACGAACGCTTCTGCCTGCGCTGGAGCGCACTGGCCGGCCTGTCGCTTGTGGCGCCCTGCATGTGCTGCTACGCCCCGCTGCGGGCCTGCTACCGCTGTGGTGTGGCCTGCCACTGCTGCGGCGGCCGGCACAAGGCCATGTCCCAGTAG
- the spred2a gene encoding sprouty-related, EVH1 domain-containing protein 2 isoform X1, translated as MTEDTHPDDDSYLVRVKAVVMTRDDSSGGWLAQDGCLSRVGVCRVLSAELLGQRAFFIHGERLKDQQVILECFLKKELVYTKATPTFHHWRVDNRKCGLTFQSPADARAFDRGVRKAVEDLTEAGSTTSSSTLQNEAELGDDDVFTNATDSSSSSSSLKRVPVQLFSEPRRHHRCLLGHLYDQRPSDHYLLDQSTAMFPRHVSFQIDEEEIVRINPRERAWLTGYEDYRHATSGGGDDKPAPPTEPGDAYVHFGKSPPSKHDYTAPPSPYPLTCDRRPLAPDPKAEPLTSRGQRDAVVSAQPQGAGGRHGQKEVAGEDGTGGLKRAPRCVYCRDVFLQEENGRGRCQEAPDPVRTGIRRVSFMWCADSLLYHCLSDPEGEPYAEEPCSCDWAGDERFCLRWSALAGLSLVAPCMCCYAPLRACYRCGVACHCCGGRHKAMSQ; from the exons ATGACCGAGGACACACACCCAGACGA CGACAGCTACCTGGTGCGCGTGAAGGCGGTGGTGATGACCCGGGACGACTCCAGCGGGGGCTGGCTGGCCCAGGACGGCTGCCTCAGCCGGGTGGGCGTGTGCAGGGTGCTGTCGGCAGAGCTCCTGGGACAGCGGGCCTTCTTTATCCACGGGGAGCGCCTCAAAGACCAGCAG GTAATCCTGGAGTGCTTCCTGAAGAAAGAGCTGGTCTACACCAAGGCCACGCCCACCTTCCACCACTGGAGGGTGGACAATAGGAAGTGCGGCCTGACCTTCCAGAGCCCGGCCGACGCCCGCGCCTTCGACCGCGGCGTGCGGAAGGCTGTCGAGGACCTGACagaag CAGGctccacaacctcctcctccaccctgcagaACGAGGCCGAGCTCGGGGACGATGACGTCTTCACG AACGCCAcagacagctcctcctccagctcctccctgaAGAGGGTCCCCGTGCAGCTCTTCAGCGAGCcgcgccgccaccaccgctgCCTGCTAGGACACCTGTACGACCAGAGGCCCTCAGACCACTACCTCCTGGACCAG TCGACCGCCATGTTCCCGCGCCATGTCAGCTTCCAGATCGACGAGGAGGAGATTGTTCGCATCAACCCCCGCGAGCGGGCGTGGCTGACGGGCTACGAGGACTACCGCCACGCCACCTCCGGGGGCGGGGACGACAAGCCGGCCCCGCCCACGGAGCCCGGCGACGCCTACGTGCACTTCGGCAAGAGCCCTCCGTCCAAACACGACTACaccgcccccccgtccccctacCCGCTGACCTGTGACCGGCGGCCCCTGGCCCCGGACCCCAAGGCTGAACCCCTCACTTCCCGGGGGCAGCGGGACGCGGTGGTGAGCGCCCAGccccagggggcgggggggcggcacGGGCAGAAGGAGGTGGCGGGGGAGGACGGGACGGGCGGCTTGAAGCGCGCCCCACGCTGCGTCTACTGCCGCGACGTGTTCCTCCAGGAGGAGAACGGGCGGGGCCGCTGCCAAGAGGCCCCGGACCCCGTGCGGACGGGTATCCGACGGGTCAGCTTCATGTGGTGCGCCGACAGCCTGCTGTACCACTGCCTATCGGACCCCGAGGGCGAGCCCTACGCCGAGGAGCCCTGCTCCTGCGACTGGGCCGGAGACGAACGCTTCTGCCTGCGCTGGAGCGCACTGGCCGGCCTGTCGCTTGTGGCGCCCTGCATGTGCTGCTACGCCCCGCTGCGGGCCTGCTACCGCTGTGGTGTGGCCTGCCACTGCTGCGGCGGCCGGCACAAGGCCATGTCCCAGTAG